In the Nerophis ophidion isolate RoL-2023_Sa linkage group LG19, RoL_Noph_v1.0, whole genome shotgun sequence genome, gaactcttctttagtgaaaaataaatgttttttttcttaattctTTCTCGATTTATAAATATTGATCATGAAATGATGTTACTATATTAAAGACATACTAATAAAGGTATATTTTAcgaacagaaagttacaggattggtgcacatgatcccatgtttacatctcattgtgcaacatgtgaatgtttagTGGGAACTATcggaaaggggtacaaattatttccaaagcaggaacccCACCCAGATATACAATACAAGTACAcagctaatgaaaaaaaaaagttatataagaaaaaaatcccattaaaatgactgctgtcatttgattataataataaaaacacttAACTTGGTATGCTGCACAAgtgtgctgctggtgtggccGCAGTGTGCCCATCTGACGTCGCTCACATgtcctccactgaatgctcaagtagtttttgcatttgctcacgcatatggaaaattagagggaacattgtttggaggTATCCgtatgtggagggaggtgtggccagcccGCCTGCagaagcaaaggtcaccgcctctgtctatggtgcgGAGGACGAGCACAATCGCATGAAGgtggggcatgtgctgacggcgagacacagccgaCAGTGAGCGGccgagagaggatacggacgtgactgaaaagtcacgttctgcgGGAGAATGACTTTGAGAAAATCTATGAGCattaaaaatgttgttaaaaactgCACGCTTGGCTGCTGTGAAGTGTATGTCAGTGAGACCGGTAGGAAGCAACGGCCATACTATAAaatgcagatagggagaagtttttatttacacgatgagttgggtgagtgccgaacccctgaggccaactcgccgaacccctagggttcgatcgaacccaggttaagaaccactgctctaaactgaaagatcccgagcccggattgaacccaggactactcaggaccttcgtaatgtgaggcagacacactaatccctcttccaccgtgctgcccatgacttgaactcaaagatctaaagcGCTTGTagtatacacaaaatacctattctcaAATATTCACAAATCGgtctaaatctgtgttaatgAGCACTTATTCTcggccaagataatccatcccatgtcacaggtgtggcatataaAGATGCTAATTAAACAGCATAATTATTGCACAGTTGTATCTTAGGCTGCACACAATAAAGGGGCCACTCTGAAATGTTCAGTTTTATCagacagcacaatgccacagatatCCCAAAGTTTTATGGGAGTGTGCAGTTgtcatgctgactgcaggaatgtccactaAAGCTGTTGCCCGTggattgaatgttcatttctctaccgtTCGCCatctccaaaggcgtttcagataatttggcagtacatccaaccggcctcacaacagCAGACCACATGTAAACGACACCAGCCCAGGatctccacatccagcaggtgctcCTTAatgatcgtctgagaccagccacccagACAGTTGCTGCAACAGTTGgtttgcataaagcaaacaattgacaaaatataaacggctcctttcagagtggccttttattgtgcaCATCTGTgaaataatcatgctgtttaatcagcatcttgatatgccacacctgtgaggtggatggattatcttggccaATAAAATGCTCACTAACGCTGAGTTAGACAGATTTGATGAACAATATTTGGAAGGAATATccactgaagacatcaaaactatggcacctgtgaagtgaaaaccctttcagttgactacctctcgaagctcaacaagagaatgccaagagtgtgcaaaacagtaattagAGTAAATGgtcattttgaagaaactagaatataaaacatgattTCAGATATTTAATtagtttttgttaagtacataactccggatgtgttcattcatagttttgatgccttcagtgacaatctgcaatgcaaatagtcatgaaaataaagaaaacccattgaatgagaagatgtgtccaaacggTATGTCGTACACGTTTTACGTCTCATGAAAATTGGGAGCAATAGTAAAAGTGTTgcgttttatatttttgttccgtatacttcctccaaacgagctgtttgcaatttgcccaatttgtgacgtttttcccaaGTGTGACGTCAGAGGAGATCTCCGTCTTCAGTAGAGACTTACTCGAAGAGCTctgcgcgagtccgccattgtagtccgatgCTGTAGTCAATTCGCTCCTTCTCtttttctatcctcttgttgtggggcagactggctcatacaagCAAATGCATCCTCCTACgttgccatttctagtataaagtagtgcatagtttgaacttatatcagtcagtaaactccatatggaagtgctaaaaacgacAACAAAAATGGCGAGGAGAAAAAGCAGTCACAGTGGAGGCACGTTATtatgaagagacggtcagaatgGGTCTtggaaaatggtctgtaaaacgaaaacaatgcaaaattttgataaaaagaaccaccattacatgttatgtagacctcaaggaagttttttaaatgtagaaaaaagtcATGACCCCTTTAAGTGAACACATGTCCACTTTTTTAGGTCATTCTCGCCTTTTTATCGGCGTTTCATATTCCAAAATGTGCAATAGTGAAGAATCCCACCTGCTACCCTGTTCTCTGTAGTTCTTGAGTCAGTtttgggggtaaaaaaaaaaaggtccccaAAGGTGGTCAAGGAGTTCATAACTATCGGATGGTCCATCTTTTTGGGCCACTTTGTTAAACGGCCAGGTCGTCTTGACGAGCCCGACTTCCGCTGCTTCCGCTCGTCTTGCTCAGACGTCGTTTGTCCCTGGTGTACCCTGAATGCAGCGCGGGCAGCGGGTGGAAGTTGTTGTTGTGGTTGGGGAGCTCCTCGGGCGCCTGCTGGTACCTCACCAGGAAGTCCCGGTCGTCCTCCAGGTTGTCGCGGCTGTGGTGGCGCTCGGTGGCCAGGTTGGCCGAGTTCTGCTGCAGCGCCACCCTGTTGCTGAAGGGGTGCGAGGCCATGGAGGTCATGGACGCCATGGGGGTCATGGAGGAGGTGATGGCGCAGCGGATGAAGTCAGGGGGAGGCGTGGGAGGGTCCGAGGGCGGAGGCAGGCTGTTGTGCTCCAAGGCGGCGTCCACGGCGTGTTGCGCCCTTTTTCGCCGGATGCTCGACCTCACGCTCTTCCAGCCCAGGTAGTAGAGCTCCAGCACAGATAGCGCCAAAGACACGGCGGCCACCACcagcatgaagacgatgaagatgtTCTTCTCCGTAGGGCGGGACATGTAGCAGTTGACCGGGTTGGGGCACGGCCACGACGTGCACAGGTAGAGCGCCTTGAGGAAGACGCCGTAAATCAAGTACTGGATGACGGTGAAGATGACTTCCATGGCGGTGCGGATGAGGATGCTGAGGACGTAGGTTTGCAGCAGAGCTCCTTTGAGGCGGACGCGGCTCGGCCTTTCCGACATCCCCCCCTGCTGCAGGTACTCCTTCTCCGCCTCCAGGTCCGCCCCGCCGCCCTCCGCACGGGCCTCCCTCTCCTCCTGCTCCCGCCGCCGCCGCTTCTCCTCACTGCGTACCGTGTGCACGGCGTGGCCCATGTAGATGAGCGACGGCGTGGAGACGAAGACTATCTGCAGCACCCAGTAGCGGATGTGGGCGATGGGGAAGGCGCTGTCGTAGCACACGTTGGTGCAGCCGGGCTGCTGCGTGTCGCACAGGAAGTCGCTCTGCTCGTCCCCCCAGGACGACTCGGCCGCCGTGCCCAGCACTAGGATGCGGAAGATGAAGAGCACGGTGAGCCAGACCTTCCCCACCGAGGTGGAATGCTCCTGAACCTCCTCCAGGACGTTCCCCAAGAGACTCCAGTCGCCCATGATGCTTTAGGGCGGGGGTGGGGCAGCACACCTGAGACACAGTAGGGGGCAGGTGAGCCCTCTGAAGGGGGGCAAGACAAAAGAAAAGAACATAATGAGGTGGTTCGGTACCATATTGAGTTACTTCGATGTTCAAAATGGCTGCTTCATTAAGAggcgttaaaaataaaaaaataataaaaaataactgtatccagcaaaccccccccccccccccccccgaccccataatacagtggttctcaaccttttttcagtgatgtatcccctctgaactttttttttaattcaagtaccccctaatcagagcaaagcatttttggttgaataaaagagataaagaggtaaaatacagcactatgtcatcagtttctgatttattaaattatataacattgcaaaatatacctcatttgtagtggtctttcttaaactatttggtaaaaaagatataaaaataactaaaaacttgttgaaaaataaacaaatgactcaattatagataaagatttctacacatagaagtaatcatcaacttaaagtgccctctttggggattttaatagagatccatctggattcatgaacttaattctaaacatttcttcacaaaaaaagaaatctttaacatcaatatttatggaacatgtccacaaaaaaatctagctgtcaacactgaatattgcattgttgtatttttttttttttttttttttttacagtttatgaacttacattcatattttcttgaagtattattcaataaatatatttataaattatttttgaattgttgctatttttagaatattaaaaaaaaaaatctcacgtaccgcttggcattccttcaagtacccccaggggtacgcgtacccccatttgagaaccactgccataaaggacaagccatgaattgattaacgtggacccgacttaaacaagttgaaaaacttattcgggtgttaccatttagtggtcaattgtacggaatatgtactgtactgtgcaaactactgataaaagtatcaatcaatcaatcaaaaaagcggtttaaaatggatggatcgatggatggatgtacaaaatTAGGGATGCGGCTATTGAAAAAATTGGATACAACACACTTTATACCAGGGGgtccccaaaccttttgactggggggccgcatttggttaaaaaaaaattctgtgcgtgtgcgtgtgcgtgtgcgtgtgcgtgtgcgtgtgcgtgcgtgtgtgtgtgtgtgtgtgtgtgtgtgtgtgtgtgtgagaatataTAGTTTaaggtttttgtggtttatcccttataccagtggttctcaaatggtggtacgcgtacacctgggggtacttgaagttatgccaaggggtacgtgagattttttaaaaatattctaaaaatagcaacaattcagaaatcttttatagttatatttattgaataatactttaacaaaatatgaatgtgagttcataaactgtgaaaagaaatgcaacaatgcaatattcagctagaatttcttgtggacatgttccataaatattgatgttaaagatttctttttttgtgaagaaatgtttagaattaagttcatgaatccagatggatctctattacaatccccaaagagggcactttaagttgatgattacttctatgtgtagaaatctttaataATTGAACCACTTTAttattcaatcacttgtttattatttattatttggaattacataatctcccacggcacaccagactatatgtctacagtggttaaaaaacattGCCCTAGTCCAGtagttctcaaataggggtacgcgtacacctgggggtacttgaaagtatgccgaggggtaggtgagattttttaaaaatattctaaaaatagcaacaattcagaaataattttataaatatatttattaaataataattcatcaaaatatgaatgtgagttcataaactgtgaaaagaaatgcaacaatgcaatattcagtgttgacagctagattttttttgtggacatgttccataaatattgatgttaaagatttctttttttgtgaagaaatgtttagaattaagttcatgaatccagatggatctctattacaatccccaaagagggcactttaagttgatgattacttctatgtgtagaaatctttataattaattaaatcacttgtttatttttcaacaagtttttagttagtttgatatattttttttccaaatagttcaagaaagaccaccacaaatgagcaatattttgcactgttatacaatttaataaatcagaaactgatgacatagtgctgtattttacttctttacatgcgtgggttccctccgggtactccggcttcctcccacttccaaagacatgcacctggggataggttgattggcaacactaaattggccctagtgtgtgaatgtgagtgtgaatgttgtctgtctatctgtgttggccctgcgatgaggtggcgacttgtccagggtgtaccccgccttccgcccgattgtagctgagataggcgccagcgccctccgcgaccccaaaagggaataagcggtagaaaatggatggatggacatcttttttttcaaccgaaaatgctttgctctgattagggggtacttgaataaaaaaaaaattcaca is a window encoding:
- the gja5a gene encoding gap junction protein, alpha 5a, with amino-acid sequence MGDWSLLGNVLEEVQEHSTSVGKVWLTVLFIFRILVLGTAAESSWGDEQSDFLCDTQQPGCTNVCYDSAFPIAHIRYWVLQIVFVSTPSLIYMGHAVHTVRSEEKRRRREQEEREARAEGGGADLEAEKEYLQQGGMSERPSRVRLKGALLQTYVLSILIRTAMEVIFTVIQYLIYGVFLKALYLCTSWPCPNPVNCYMSRPTEKNIFIVFMLVVAAVSLALSVLELYYLGWKSVRSSIRRKRAQHAVDAALEHNSLPPPSDPPTPPPDFIRCAITSSMTPMASMTSMASHPFSNRVALQQNSANLATERHHSRDNLEDDRDFLVRYQQAPEELPNHNNNFHPLPALHSGYTRDKRRLSKTSGSSGSRARQDDLAV